A window from Actinomycetospora corticicola encodes these proteins:
- a CDS encoding chorismate-binding protein: protein MTPRPAVGARFDDLRAGRALAFAAPDDLLVATRPDEVVPVLEALDAAVARGAWAYGHVAYEAAGGLDAHLVTREPDPDGPPLVRFGLTTTAPWEVPVVAPAGAAPGRWTVREDAASHARRVALVHEHIAAGRTYQTNLTTRVDGELDLVGDPDLTGLYADLAHAQRGAHHALLDLGRFVVVSASPELFVRREGDRLTLRPMKGTAARGRTTAEDDVVVARLRGDPKERAENVMIVDLLRNDVARVAVDGTVRAGALCVAERYETVWQLTSEVTATARPGVGVTALLRALFPCGSVTGAPKGSTMRLIAELEDSARGVYCGAVGWVAPPGHGTGLPDVQFSVPIRTVVADRTTGRAVYGTGGGVTWDSDAAAEYAELRAKAAVLTRRGSRAGLLETFAVRDGVAVHLDRHLARLADSAAYLGLDATAVRPVLDAELAGVVDARVRVVLHRDGRVEVQCAALPVDDGRPVRLAPPLLSDPVDARASWPHHKLTDRDPYERRLAAARRACPEADDVVLVNTDGEVTETTIASLAVRLGGRWYTPPLGGGALPGVGRADLVDRGELVERVLYPADLERADGIAVVSSLRGVRPARVSTHRDPVARRVDVGHGGPT from the coding sequence GTGACGCCGCGCCCGGCCGTCGGCGCCCGCTTCGACGACCTGCGGGCCGGGCGGGCCCTGGCCTTCGCCGCGCCGGACGACCTGCTCGTCGCGACCCGGCCGGACGAGGTGGTCCCGGTCCTGGAGGCCCTCGACGCGGCCGTCGCGCGCGGGGCCTGGGCCTACGGTCACGTCGCCTACGAGGCCGCCGGCGGACTCGATGCCCACCTCGTCACCCGCGAACCGGACCCCGACGGCCCGCCCCTGGTCCGGTTCGGGCTCACCACGACGGCGCCGTGGGAGGTGCCGGTGGTGGCCCCGGCCGGCGCCGCGCCCGGGCGGTGGACCGTGCGCGAGGACGCCGCGTCGCACGCCCGCCGGGTCGCCCTGGTGCACGAGCACATCGCGGCGGGCCGGACCTACCAGACCAACCTCACCACCCGGGTCGACGGCGAGCTCGACCTCGTGGGCGACCCCGACCTCACGGGGCTCTACGCGGACCTGGCCCACGCCCAACGCGGGGCGCACCACGCGCTGCTCGACCTCGGGCGCTTCGTGGTGGTCAGCGCGAGCCCGGAGCTGTTCGTCCGGCGCGAGGGCGATCGTCTGACGCTGCGGCCGATGAAGGGCACGGCCGCGCGCGGGCGCACCACCGCCGAGGACGACGTCGTCGTCGCGCGGTTGCGCGGCGACCCGAAGGAACGCGCCGAGAACGTCATGATCGTCGACCTCCTGCGCAACGACGTGGCGCGCGTGGCGGTCGACGGCACCGTCCGGGCCGGGGCCCTGTGCGTCGCCGAGCGCTACGAGACCGTGTGGCAGCTGACGAGCGAGGTCACCGCCACGGCCCGACCCGGCGTCGGGGTGACGGCGCTGCTGCGGGCGCTCTTCCCGTGCGGATCGGTCACGGGGGCGCCGAAGGGGTCGACGATGCGCCTGATCGCCGAGCTCGAGGACTCCGCGCGCGGCGTCTACTGCGGCGCCGTCGGCTGGGTCGCGCCGCCCGGCCACGGCACCGGCCTGCCGGACGTGCAGTTCAGCGTGCCGATCCGGACGGTCGTGGCCGACCGCACCACGGGACGCGCGGTCTACGGCACCGGCGGCGGGGTCACGTGGGACTCCGACGCGGCCGCCGAGTACGCCGAACTGCGCGCGAAGGCCGCGGTCCTCACCCGCCGCGGATCCCGCGCCGGCCTCCTCGAGACCTTCGCGGTCCGCGACGGCGTCGCCGTGCACCTCGACCGGCACCTCGCCCGGCTCGCCGATTCCGCGGCGTACCTCGGGCTCGACGCCACCGCCGTGCGGCCGGTCCTCGACGCGGAGCTCGCCGGCGTGGTGGACGCCCGCGTGCGGGTGGTGCTGCACCGGGACGGCCGGGTCGAGGTGCAGTGCGCCGCCCTGCCGGTCGACGACGGCCGCCCGGTCCGCCTCGCCCCGCCGTTGCTCTCCGACCCCGTCGACGCCCGGGCGTCCTGGCCGCACCACAAGCTCACCGACCGCGACCCGTACGAGCGCCGGCTCGCCGCGGCCCGGCGCGCGTGCCCGGAGGCCGACGACGTCGTCCTCGTCAACACCGACGGTGAGGTGACCGAGACGACGATCGCGTCGCTGGCGGTGCGCCTCGGGGGCCGGTGGTACACGCCCCCGCTCGGCGGCGGCGCGCTGCCCGGCGTGGGACGGGCCGACCTCGTGGACCGGGGCGAGCTCGTCGAACGGGTCCTGTACCCCGCCGACCTGGAGCGCGCCGACGGGATCGCGGTGGTGAGCTCGCTGCGGGGTGTGCGCCCCGCGCGGGTGAGCACCCACCGCGATCCCGTCGCGCGGCGAGTGGATGTGGGGCACGGCGGGCCGACGTGA
- a CDS encoding ABC transporter permease subunit, with protein MGALLVVAVIDLPIDVTDFANRLDPPSGRHLLGTDQLGRDVLVRVLGGIRWTVGLGLVAVLVSLVLGAALGLATGWLDGTRARIVATLVQSVVDLVVALPALLVGLLVAAVLGPGLAPAILAIVVMGWAPFARLAHRLTVAARAEEWVLAARSLGAGPTWILRVHVLPAIAAPLREAFTARFVGAMLTLAGLSFLGLGVQPPTPEWGAMLAEGRTYAFVAPWLVLAPATAVVLVSALVGPVRRPHR; from the coding sequence GTGGGTGCCCTGCTGGTCGTCGCCGTGATCGACCTGCCCATCGACGTGACGGACTTCGCGAACCGTCTCGACCCGCCGTCGGGAAGGCACCTCCTCGGGACCGACCAGCTCGGCCGCGACGTCCTCGTGCGTGTGCTGGGCGGCATCCGGTGGACCGTCGGGCTCGGGCTCGTGGCCGTGCTGGTGAGCCTGGTCCTGGGGGCCGCGCTGGGGCTGGCGACGGGGTGGCTGGACGGGACGCGGGCGCGGATCGTCGCGACGCTCGTGCAGTCCGTGGTCGACCTCGTCGTCGCGCTCCCGGCCCTGCTCGTCGGCCTGCTGGTGGCGGCGGTGCTGGGCCCGGGGCTCGCACCCGCCATCCTGGCGATCGTGGTGATGGGATGGGCGCCGTTCGCGCGGCTGGCGCACCGCCTCACCGTCGCGGCCCGGGCCGAGGAGTGGGTGCTCGCCGCCCGCTCGCTCGGCGCCGGGCCGACCTGGATCCTGCGGGTCCACGTGCTGCCCGCGATCGCGGCGCCGCTCCGCGAGGCGTTCACCGCCCGGTTCGTCGGCGCGATGCTGACCCTGGCGGGCCTGTCGTTCCTGGGCCTCGGTGTGCAGCCGCCGACGCCGGAGTGGGGCGCGATGCTCGCGGAGGGACGGACGTACGCCTTCGTCGCGCCGTGGCTGGTCCTGGCGCCGGCCACCGCGGTGGTGCTGGTCAGCGCGCTGGTCGGCCCCGTCCGGCGGCCCCACCGGTGA
- a CDS encoding ABC transporter permease subunit has translation MTGLLVRRLLLIPPVLLVVSAVVFCLPRLLGGNVTRSVIRSRSLASAPDPAAEARLAAELGLDRPLRDQYLAWLGGALRGDLGRSFTTRAAVAPQVLGAAGVSAVLALLALVVAVLVALPAGVLAADRPGRTADRAVDRVGAAALAVPEFVVGPALVLLLAVWAGWLPALGWGTADRAVLPVLTLALFPGALAARLVRAETRVALAHPSTTTAVAKGLSRRRVLAVHVLPRSLTAVLAEAGPFLAGTLGGAVVVEVVFDVPGLGRTLAEAIGSRDLPTVQAGLVVVVAAAMLLTLATEVASRALDPRLR, from the coding sequence GTGACCGGACTCCTCGTCCGGCGTCTCCTGCTGATCCCGCCGGTCCTGCTCGTCGTCTCGGCGGTCGTGTTCTGCCTGCCGCGGCTGCTGGGCGGGAACGTCACCCGGTCGGTGATCCGGTCGCGCAGCCTCGCCTCGGCGCCCGACCCGGCGGCCGAGGCGCGGCTCGCGGCGGAACTCGGGCTCGACCGGCCGCTGCGCGACCAGTACCTCGCGTGGCTCGGGGGCGCGCTGCGCGGCGACCTCGGGCGGTCCTTCACGACGAGGGCCGCGGTCGCCCCGCAGGTCCTCGGCGCGGCCGGGGTGTCGGCCGTGCTCGCGCTGCTGGCCCTCGTCGTCGCCGTGCTGGTCGCGCTCCCCGCCGGCGTGCTCGCGGCGGACCGACCGGGGCGGACGGCCGACCGGGCCGTCGACCGCGTCGGGGCGGCGGCCCTCGCGGTGCCGGAGTTCGTGGTCGGCCCGGCCCTCGTGCTCCTGCTCGCGGTGTGGGCGGGCTGGCTGCCGGCCCTCGGATGGGGCACCGCGGACCGGGCGGTCCTGCCGGTGCTCACGCTGGCGCTCTTCCCGGGGGCGCTCGCGGCCCGGCTCGTGCGCGCCGAGACCCGGGTCGCCCTCGCGCACCCCTCGACCACCACCGCCGTCGCCAAGGGCCTGTCCCGACGACGGGTGCTCGCGGTCCACGTGCTCCCGCGCTCGCTCACCGCCGTGCTCGCGGAGGCCGGCCCGTTCCTCGCCGGCACGCTGGGCGGCGCGGTGGTGGTCGAGGTCGTGTTCGACGTCCCGGGGCTCGGACGGACGCTGGCCGAGGCCATCGGCTCCCGGGACCTCCCGACGGTCCAGGCGGGGCTCGTCGTCGTGGTCGCGGCGGCGATGCTGCTGACCCTGGCGACCGAGGTCGCGTCGCGGGCCCTGGACCCGAGACTCCGGTGA
- a CDS encoding ABC transporter substrate-binding protein, whose amino-acid sequence MRALAPVVVVLALLLTGCGGGASTGDGAVSVALQFPPRAGYAFDADDGGLLTKLGVAEPLVALDRQGGPVPGLATDWTQDGTSWRFALREGVRFHDGVPLDANAVVTALTYVLGRPAPPRAITDIGLRVAAEGPMTVRATTTAPDPVLPLRLSSGTTSILSPAAYATGQQPSPVGTATGPLRMTEVRGTEGATLERYDGYWGQPATAARVDVRYVTDPQTRELALRSGDVGFAEGLPETSRTGLRADPAVTFTEFPSARTILLQLNQSAPPFADVRVRKAVTAALDRTVLADQVLGGSALPASDLFGPAVPYGSIQAPPAADVAGAQALLAQAGHGPANPLRVRLWTFPNRPELPVLAQAIAGQLQAAGITTEITVGQYDAQEPEVLAGRYDMFLNSRSYLSDFPDAAGTLASDYTCGGSYAIDRYCSPAFDALVAQLGALSDPIARAELSRQAAGMLVADAVGVPIVHPRNTAAEKGVTGFVPDPLDLRPVLPVLAPAG is encoded by the coding sequence GTGAGAGCCCTGGCCCCGGTCGTCGTCGTGCTCGCCCTCCTGCTCACCGGGTGCGGGGGAGGAGCCTCGACCGGCGACGGAGCCGTGTCGGTCGCCCTGCAGTTCCCGCCGCGGGCGGGCTACGCCTTCGACGCCGACGACGGCGGGTTGTTGACGAAGCTCGGCGTCGCCGAGCCGCTGGTCGCGCTCGACCGGCAGGGCGGTCCGGTGCCCGGCCTCGCGACGGACTGGACCCAGGACGGCACCTCGTGGCGCTTCGCCCTGCGCGAGGGCGTGCGGTTCCACGACGGGGTACCGCTCGACGCGAACGCCGTCGTCACGGCCCTGACCTACGTCCTCGGTCGCCCCGCCCCGCCGCGTGCGATCACCGACATCGGCCTCCGGGTGGCGGCCGAGGGTCCGATGACGGTCCGCGCCACCACCACGGCGCCCGACCCGGTGCTGCCGCTGCGCCTGAGCTCGGGCACCACCTCGATTCTCTCGCCCGCCGCCTACGCCACGGGACAGCAGCCGTCGCCGGTGGGCACGGCCACCGGGCCGCTGCGGATGACGGAGGTCCGGGGCACCGAGGGTGCGACCCTCGAGCGCTACGACGGCTACTGGGGCCAGCCGGCGACGGCGGCCCGGGTCGACGTCCGGTACGTGACCGACCCGCAGACCCGCGAGCTCGCCCTGCGCTCCGGCGACGTCGGCTTCGCGGAGGGCCTGCCCGAGACCTCACGGACGGGGCTGCGGGCCGACCCGGCGGTGACCTTCACCGAGTTCCCCTCGGCCCGCACGATCCTGCTCCAGCTCAACCAGTCCGCCCCGCCGTTCGCCGACGTCCGGGTGCGGAAGGCCGTCACGGCCGCGCTCGACCGCACCGTCCTCGCCGACCAGGTGCTCGGCGGATCCGCGCTGCCCGCCTCGGACCTGTTCGGCCCGGCCGTGCCCTACGGCTCGATCCAGGCCCCGCCCGCCGCCGACGTCGCCGGGGCGCAGGCGCTCCTCGCGCAGGCCGGCCACGGGCCGGCGAACCCGCTGCGGGTCCGGCTGTGGACCTTCCCCAACCGCCCGGAGCTCCCGGTCCTCGCGCAGGCGATCGCCGGCCAGCTGCAGGCGGCCGGGATCACCACCGAGATCACCGTCGGGCAGTACGACGCCCAGGAGCCCGAGGTGCTCGCCGGCCGCTACGACATGTTCCTGAACTCGCGCAGCTACCTCTCCGACTTCCCGGACGCCGCGGGCACGCTGGCCTCGGACTACACCTGCGGGGGGTCGTACGCGATCGACCGGTACTGCTCGCCGGCGTTCGACGCGCTGGTGGCGCAGCTGGGCGCCCTGTCCGACCCCATAGCCCGGGCGGAGCTCTCCCGGCAGGCCGCGGGGATGCTGGTCGCCGACGCGGTCGGGGTGCCGATCGTGCACCCGCGCAACACCGCCGCCGAGAAGGGCGTCACCGGCTTCGTGCCCGACCCGCTCGACCTCCGGCCGGTGCTCCCGGTGCTCGCGCCGGCCGGGTGA
- a CDS encoding DUF6925 family protein has protein sequence MLRLLDEFVTGWVDDPLAGFAVGTFGATAEFLHPPGVTVTVEHAPGLHTAVCDEGALRLDLQHGCLTPRAWRRPVGVDDWTQAVALCLPVDHAAGPGRTAVTVLGADPDPLVAPGTLIDLGLGVPHLEACIRTDDRALVDRCAETSVLDGGLVGAIVASGATRVFRTVIARVEVCTPIPPPDGESPLGPHTHLLPDLLAHRRTHAATDPIPDGELAVASVFPPHPLRDALGRAHPWYAPADAAFDAALEAFGDPDELAATRAALAGGPAPAVENAATRRGRRVGALRAHRA, from the coding sequence GTGCTGCGCCTCCTGGACGAGTTCGTCACCGGTTGGGTGGACGACCCGCTGGCCGGGTTCGCCGTCGGGACCTTCGGCGCGACCGCGGAGTTCCTGCACCCGCCGGGTGTCACCGTCACCGTCGAGCACGCCCCCGGACTCCACACCGCCGTGTGCGACGAGGGCGCCCTGCGGCTCGACCTGCAGCACGGCTGCCTGACCCCGCGCGCGTGGCGCCGCCCGGTCGGGGTGGACGACTGGACGCAGGCCGTCGCGCTCTGCCTGCCCGTCGACCACGCGGCGGGGCCGGGCCGCACGGCCGTGACCGTGCTCGGCGCGGACCCCGACCCGCTCGTCGCCCCCGGCACCCTGATCGACCTCGGCCTCGGCGTCCCGCACCTCGAGGCCTGCATCCGCACGGACGACCGCGCCCTGGTCGACCGCTGCGCGGAGACCTCCGTGCTCGACGGCGGGCTCGTCGGGGCGATCGTCGCCTCCGGGGCCACGCGGGTGTTCCGGACGGTGATCGCCCGGGTCGAGGTGTGCACGCCGATCCCGCCGCCCGACGGGGAGAGCCCGCTCGGGCCGCACACCCACCTGCTGCCCGACCTGCTCGCCCACCGGCGGACCCACGCCGCGACGGACCCGATCCCCGACGGCGAGCTCGCGGTCGCCTCGGTCTTCCCGCCGCACCCGCTCCGGGACGCCCTCGGACGGGCCCACCCCTGGTACGCCCCCGCCGACGCCGCGTTCGACGCCGCTCTGGAGGCCTTCGGTGACCCCGATGAGCTCGCGGCCACGCGCGCCGCCCTCGCGGGCGGGCCCGCCCCTGCCGTCGAGAACGCCGCGACGCGTCGCGGTCGGCGGGTGGGAGCGCTGCGGGCGCACCGGGCGTGA
- a CDS encoding luciferase family protein yields MTSAAVLAGALVAGAWARRDYRAWRALGQGGLPPTPWGWVCVTALRGVALLPAPSRSQEGPPSEEVENLPRRAAPRPTVAPHPVPHRVVDQQAPDELVVGLQRHLEDLARRPPLQMATSRWERHHAALWWGSTDEIAHVHPVDGSCHVVLPPADLDTVQERGWGVVHPLAGRGGLPRSYTLLFPPRDVTEAGHVAAVLRAAAEAFPGPRS; encoded by the coding sequence GTGACGAGCGCAGCTGTGCTCGCCGGCGCCCTGGTCGCCGGAGCCTGGGCGCGCCGGGACTACCGGGCGTGGCGCGCCCTCGGACAGGGTGGGCTGCCCCCGACGCCGTGGGGATGGGTGTGCGTGACCGCCCTGCGCGGGGTCGCCCTCCTGCCGGCGCCGTCCCGGAGCCAGGAGGGACCACCCTCGGAGGAGGTCGAGAACCTCCCGCGGCGCGCGGCGCCCCGACCGACCGTGGCGCCGCACCCGGTGCCGCACCGGGTGGTCGACCAGCAGGCGCCGGACGAGCTCGTCGTCGGTCTGCAGCGGCACCTCGAGGACCTGGCCCGCCGGCCGCCCCTGCAGATGGCGACGAGCCGGTGGGAACGGCATCACGCTGCGCTCTGGTGGGGCAGCACCGACGAGATCGCCCACGTCCATCCCGTCGACGGCAGCTGTCACGTCGTCCTCCCACCCGCTGATCTCGACACGGTGCAGGAGCGGGGCTGGGGCGTGGTGCACCCGCTCGCCGGCCGGGGCGGACTCCCGCGCAGCTACACGCTGCTCTTCCCGCCGCGCGACGTCACCGAGGCGGGCCACGTCGCGGCCGTCCTGCGGGCCGCGGCCGAGGCGTTCCCGGGACCACGCTCGTGA
- a CDS encoding HNH endonuclease, whose product MSSNQGVDAVSAELTAIHARLVELASLPTEPALGDQGAGCVDRIAVLEQLRSTVAAAQHTAMVTFGRAQVEAQIDHINDGSLDPEKLGRGIADQIALAAHVPPHVADRRLSVARALATDLPCTRAALVAGRISEYLAEQIVSLTDHLDPELRALVDKQCAEAGLEEVSRKQAVAAIKKVAYEADPAGFVARARTARKDRRVTLRPAPDTMSVLSGLLPVEQGVACLAALRKHADSLIATGDTDGRSRDQIVADALVERLTGQARAEDVNVEVGIVLPLDTLTDFQDAGTGELIGHGPLPAGIVRDILGSSKGRRWWRRLFTHPAHGTLIGGESQRRLFDGFLTKLITWRDHGWCREAFCTAPIRHIDHITGSKAGGPTSFGNGRGGCVRHNQDKELPGWRHRVVHDGLGDHPHTVETTTPTGHTYTSRAGP is encoded by the coding sequence ATGAGTTCGAACCAGGGGGTGGACGCGGTCAGCGCCGAGCTGACCGCGATCCACGCCCGCCTGGTCGAGCTCGCCTCGCTGCCCACCGAGCCCGCTCTTGGCGATCAGGGCGCCGGGTGCGTGGATCGGATCGCGGTCCTCGAACAGCTGCGCTCCACCGTCGCCGCCGCCCAGCACACCGCGATGGTCACCTTCGGGCGCGCCCAGGTCGAAGCACAGATCGATCACATCAACGACGGCTCGCTGGACCCGGAGAAACTCGGCCGCGGGATCGCCGACCAGATCGCCCTCGCCGCGCACGTCCCCCCGCACGTCGCCGACCGACGCCTGTCCGTCGCGCGGGCGCTGGCGACCGACCTGCCCTGCACCCGGGCCGCGTTGGTGGCCGGGCGGATCAGCGAGTACCTCGCCGAGCAGATCGTGTCGCTGACCGACCACCTCGACCCGGAACTCCGCGCTCTCGTGGACAAGCAGTGCGCCGAGGCCGGGCTCGAGGAGGTGAGCCGCAAGCAAGCGGTAGCGGCGATCAAGAAGGTGGCCTACGAAGCCGACCCGGCCGGGTTCGTCGCCCGAGCGCGCACAGCGCGGAAGGATCGGCGGGTCACGCTGCGGCCGGCGCCGGACACCATGAGCGTGCTCTCCGGGTTGCTGCCGGTCGAGCAGGGCGTCGCGTGCCTGGCCGCCCTGCGGAAACACGCCGACTCGTTGATCGCCACCGGTGACACCGACGGCCGCAGCCGGGATCAGATCGTCGCCGACGCCTTGGTGGAGCGATTGACGGGACAGGCCCGCGCGGAGGATGTGAACGTCGAGGTCGGGATCGTCCTGCCCCTCGACACGCTCACCGACTTCCAGGACGCGGGCACCGGGGAACTCATCGGACACGGGCCGCTCCCCGCCGGCATCGTCCGGGACATCCTCGGCTCGTCGAAGGGGCGGCGGTGGTGGCGGCGACTGTTCACCCACCCCGCCCACGGCACCCTGATCGGCGGGGAGTCCCAACGGCGCCTGTTCGACGGGTTCCTCACCAAGCTGATCACCTGGCGCGACCACGGCTGGTGCCGTGAGGCGTTCTGCACCGCCCCGATCCGCCACATCGACCACATCACGGGCTCCAAAGCCGGCGGGCCGACCAGTTTCGGGAACGGCCGCGGCGGCTGCGTGCGCCACAACCAGGACAAGGAACTGCCCGGCTGGCGCCACCGGGTCGTCCACGACGGGCTCGGCGACCACCCGCACACCGTCGAGACCACCACCCCGACCGGCCACACCTACACCAGCCGGGCCGGACCATGA
- a CDS encoding cadherin-like domain-containing protein yields the protein MVAAGSAGVLATALLVGGAVVATAAPAQSTAPTVTVSGAAQFRSAGQTYNLSLDVRGTAAGGTGRCAVSGPGLAASCTGISSVTRGAGTASDSATVVGTVRTSRGQNVAFRAVVADRANPNGAGRDTVSATVDGRTVQGTVSNGNLVVAGSTPTTPPTTTTPTTTTTTPPVNQAPRAQGDSYSTPNDTALTVAAPGVLANDNDPDGDPLTASVSAPPTRGTLVFNVDGSFTYTPQQGYAGADSFTYTASDGRSASAPASVSITVQPPAPKANPDVATVSDDRPLATGNVLSNDTPNTADNPLTVKNPTEVEGTYGTTTINRDGSYTYVLKDASSRPDPDAPQLDQVSYTAVDSLGRESRSFLTITVE from the coding sequence ATGGTGGCAGCGGGATCGGCGGGTGTGCTCGCCACGGCGCTGCTGGTGGGAGGAGCGGTCGTCGCCACCGCGGCGCCTGCGCAGAGCACCGCCCCGACGGTGACCGTCTCCGGGGCCGCCCAGTTCCGCTCGGCCGGGCAGACCTACAACCTCAGCCTCGACGTCCGCGGCACCGCCGCCGGCGGGACCGGTCGTTGCGCCGTCAGCGGCCCCGGGCTCGCCGCGTCGTGCACCGGCATCTCCTCGGTCACCCGGGGCGCGGGCACGGCGTCCGACAGCGCCACGGTCGTCGGCACGGTCCGCACGTCGCGCGGGCAGAACGTCGCCTTCCGCGCCGTCGTCGCCGACCGCGCCAACCCGAACGGTGCCGGCCGGGACACCGTCAGCGCGACCGTCGACGGCCGGACCGTCCAGGGCACCGTCTCCAACGGCAACCTCGTCGTCGCCGGGAGCACCCCGACGACGCCCCCGACGACGACCACCCCGACGACGACCACCACGACCCCGCCCGTCAACCAGGCGCCGAGGGCGCAGGGCGACAGCTACAGCACCCCGAACGACACGGCGCTGACCGTCGCCGCTCCCGGCGTGCTGGCCAACGACAACGACCCCGACGGCGACCCGCTCACGGCGAGCGTGTCCGCGCCGCCGACGCGCGGGACGCTCGTGTTCAACGTTGACGGGTCGTTCACGTACACGCCGCAGCAGGGCTACGCCGGCGCGGACAGCTTCACCTACACCGCGAGCGACGGCCGGAGCGCCAGCGCCCCTGCCTCCGTGTCGATCACGGTGCAGCCCCCCGCGCCGAAGGCGAACCCCGACGTCGCAACGGTGTCCGACGACCGTCCCCTCGCGACGGGCAACGTCCTGAGCAACGACACCCCCAACACCGCGGACAACCCCCTCACGGTGAAGAACCCCACGGAGGTCGAAGGGACGTACGGCACCACCACGATCAACCGCGACGGCAGCTACACCTACGTGCTCAAGGACGCCTCGTCGCGTCCGGACCCTGACGCCCCGCAGCTGGACCAGGTCTCCTACACCGCCGTGGACTCCCTGGGGCGGGAGAGCCGCTCGTTCCTGACGATCACCGTGGAGTGA